GTACGGATCATCTACTTTTAATACAGTAGGCTCTATAAACCAACCTGCGGTTTTGTCATAATTACCGCCGGCAACTACTTCAACACCTTTATCAGCTTTAGCCGCATCAATATATTTAGCCAGTTTATCAAACGATACTTCGGTGATTACGGCGTTGATGAAGTTTTCAAAATCCTCAACCGGACCCATTTTAAACGAAGTGATATCGCGCTGCATATTAGCTTTTACCGCCGGCCATAGCGAAGCTGGGATATAAGCACGTGAAGCGGCAGAACATTTTTGTCCCTGGTATTCAAACGCACCACGAACCAGGGCAGTACTTACTACATCGGCATTGGCGCTTGGATGGGCTAGTACAAAATCTTTACCACCGGTTTCACCTACAATGCGTGGGTAGGTTTTATATTTATGAATATTGGTACCGATAGTCTGCCAGATGTTCTGGAACACTTTGGTTGATCCTGTAAAGTGGATACCGGCAAAATCAGGATGGTTAAATATAACTTCACCTGCAACCGGGCCATCAACATAAATCAGGTTAATAACGCCGGCAGGTACGCCTGCTTCTTTAAACACCTTCATGATCACGTTGGCAGCATATATCTGAGTGTAGGCCGGTTTCCATACTACTACGTTCCCCATCATGGCCGCAGATGCAGGCAGGTTACCTGCGATAGCCGTAAAGTTAAATGGCGTTAAGGCAAACACAAAACCTTCCAGCGGACGTTGCTCCACACGGTTCCAAACACCTTTACCTGATACCGGTGGCTGTTGCTCGTAGATCTCGGTCATATATTCTACGTTAAAGCGCAGAAAGTCGATCAGCTCACAGGCCGAATCAATTTCAGCCTGGTAGGCATTTTTAGACTGACCCAACATCGTTGCCGCATTAATTTCGGCACGGTACGGACCGGCTATTAATTCAGCAGCTTTTAAAAATATAGCGGCACGTTGCTCCCAGGCTAAATTTTCCCAGTTGGCTTTGGCAGCCAGGGCTGCATCAATAGCAGCGGTAACGTGTTTGGCATCACCTTCAGAAAAAGTAGCCAGTAAATGTTTATGATCATGCGGCGGACGGATCTCGAGCTTAGTGCCCGTACGTACTTCTTTGTCGCCGATGTACATAGGTATATCCAGTTGTTGAGCGCGGGCTTCCTCTAAGGCGGCTTTAAGCGCTACACGTTCCAAACTGCGCGGGCCATAGTTTAAAACAGGCTCGTTTTGCGGCGGCGGAACATTAAAAAATCCTTTAAGCATAGATGGGTTATTTATGTTGCCGCAAAGATACGGATTTTGAGGTGAAGGGGGAATGTCAAAAATATCAGGAAACGGATGAATGCCTACAGCATTATAGTTGGCTTAACATTTAAAAAAAGAATATATTTAAAGCGGAGTTATATGATTTATCCCAGACCATCACAATGAATAAAATACAATCTGCCAAAGCCTGGGGTTATGCCGCCTCAAACCTGTTAGGCATGATCTTGATTGGATTAAATAAGCTGTTATTAGTTGGCAGCGGGTTGCTTGTTTTTTCGGAATTTGTGATCATACCTATTCTTATGGGTATTATCAATGCCTATTTTTTACGTAATCTTTATACATTAAAGACCCGCAAACTTATCGGGATCTCTTGTATAAATGGGATGATCGCTATTGTTTTAAGCTATATCTTTTTGAAAGAAGGAACCATCTGTCTTATTATAGTATCACCACTGCTGTTTTGCTTTATTTTCCTGGGGATATTAATGGGCCGGGGCATGTTTCATAGGGATAACGATACGCTTAACGTGAGCATTATTTCCTTACTCCTGCTCATATTTGTAGCCGATTCGGTTTCCATGCATCATTATGAAAATATGGTGAGTGATAAGATAGTAATCAATGCCCCTGTAACCGAAGTGTGGAAACATGTGGTGGCCTATAAACGGATAAAAGCCCCTGAAAAATTTTGGCTTTTTAAAATTGGGATGCCAAGCCCCGTTGAATCTACCGCCGACGGTTACTACTTAGGCGCCAAACGCAAATGTATCTTTAGCAATGGTTATGTGTTTGACGAAAAGATAGTAACCTATGATAAGGATAAAAATCTCACTTTCGATATTACCCATCAACCCCGTGATCCGGAAATAATGGGTCATATCGATATTTTGCGAGGACAGTTTTTATTGAAAGATAATGGCAACAACACCACTACCCTGGTGGGTAACAGTTGGTACAAGCTATATGTGTTTCCGGCCTGGTATTATGATATCTGGGCGCAAAGCATTACCCGGAATGTACATATGCGTGTTATGGAGCACATCAAACAACTCAGCGAGGAAAAGTAATATGTTTACCTTTATTATAAAATACTTTGGTTTCTTAAAGTTCATTCCAGGGCTGGCTATTGTATTTGATTGCCTGCTTAAAGTATTAACTTTTATAACAAAACCAACATTGCTTGATTGGATGGATGAAATTGAGACCGAAGTTTTAAACTGGGATGGTACATTTGTCAGTATGCATAAATACGGAGGGTTACAACTTAACTACTCCGGGAAAGAAATAGGTCACATACATGGGAACGGATTGTTAGATATGCTACTGAGCCGCGATCAAAAAAAGAGTCTTTTACAACATAACCGCATTATGGATCATCATTCTTTTAAAAATACCGGTTGGATCAGTTTCTACATTTGCACAAAAGACGATGCCCAATATGCACTGGAGCTATTAAAACTATCTTACAAAAAAATGAGTAGTGGCAATCATCTGCTAATTACACCATGACACAAACATCCATGATCCATATAGAACAAATACGCCCCGAACTCACCTGGCGCCTGCGCCGGCAGGTGCTTTATCCCGAACAAAAACTGCACGAAATGGAAATGGAAGAGGATAATCATGGCCTGCATTTTGCCGCTTTTCAAGATAATAACGTGGTGGGTGTTATATCTCTGTTTACTAAAGGCGATGATTACCAGTTCCGTAAATTCGCGGTCGACGGGGCTGTACAGGGTAAAGGTATCGGTACCCAAATGCTGGCATATATTACAGATTTTGCCCGCACCAACGGTGCTAAAAGATTATGGTGCAATGCACGGGTAACCGCCATCAGCTTTTACATCAACGCCGGGTTTCAGCACACCGGACAGTTGTTTGCCCGGCAAGGCTTTGAATACGAAATACTGGAAAAATATCTTACTCCTTAATCAGCGCTGCAATCAATGTGGTAGCATAATCATTTTGCTGTTTCTGGTTAGATAGCTTGGCCAGGTCAAGCGCCTCGTCAATATCACCTTGTGCCTCGTAAACTACAGCCAGGTTATAAGCGGCCCTGCTGGCTTGTTTAAGGTCGGATCCGTCAATAATGGGGTTAAGTATCTTAAAGGCCAAATCAAACCGTCCTGCCAGGATATAGCGTACAGACAGGGCCATCTGATCGCCCTGGTTATAAAGCGGCCGGTAGTTGGTAATGGTATAAGGCAAATAATCTTTTAATGCATCAAGCGCTGCATTTCGGGCCGCACCGTCAATAGAATAGCCAAACCTGCCGTCCTGTGGCTCCGTGGCTATACCCTTGAGCTTTTTAAAGAAAATACCATTACTTTCATGTAAAGTAAAAGTCACTGTAGCCTTGGTGCTGTAATAAGCTATCTGGGCATTGCCGTCATACTGTACATTATCCAGTATCAGGCCTGCATTAAAAGCATCAAGCGTTAAAACATAGTTGGCCTTGTATTTGGCCGCCAGGTGTTTTACAGAATCTTTATTAGCGCTAAATGATACAGAGTCTACAATACTGGAAATTTTAATACCTGGTAACAATTTCAGTTCTTTCTCGGCCCCGGTTACAGCGCTGTAGGCCGCGGCTTTGAGGGCCATGATCTTTCGCTTGTTGATGCGGGTTGAATCAAAAACAACATGGTTAACCACCAGGATGCGGGCAGTATCGGTTCTAAATACCAGCTTGGGGGCATAATCAACAGGCACAGTGGCATATTGCACCACATTACAAGAGGTTAGCCCTACTATAAATAATATACAAATTAGCTTAATCAGTTTCACGGCGTGGGGTAAATTATAGATGGATGTAAAATTAAGAAACTACAATGAATTTGAAATGAATATTAATGTGGCATTAATGTAAAACCTACAGTTAATCACAACTAATTAATCAAGTGGCTTAAATTTTACATATTTCAAAAAAAAACGCTAATGCTCTAACATTAGTATTAAATTAATAATAAAAACGTGTTTTTATTTCCATTGTGGCAGGCTATTTTAGGGCTTTAACATCTACTTTGCTATATTTGCTTATTACTAAAAAATAGTTTGCTAAAAAATATGGCTAAAAAAAAATCTGATGCCTCAACGCATACTCCCATCGTAAACGAAACCTCTCTTTCATTTTTTGAAAAATATATAAACAACCCTTCTCCTACCGGTTTTGAATGGAAAGGCCAGGAATTATGGCTCGATTATCTCAAACCGTATATCGATACCCATTATGTAGATAATTACGGTACCGCGGTAGGTGTTATCAATCCAAAGGCCGATTATAAAGTAGTTATAGAAGCCCATGCTGATGAAATATCCTGGTTTGTAAATTATATTACCAATGACGGATTAATCTATGTGATCCGCAACGGTGGTTCAGACCATCAGATAGCTCCTTCCAAAAGGGTGAACATACATACCGATAAAGGTGTAGTAAAAGCTGTTTTCGGCTGGCCGGCAATTCATACCCGTTTGGGCGGCGATAAAGAAGAAGCGCCAACCTTAAAAAACATTTTTCTTGATTGTGGATGCACATCGAAAGAAGAAGTAGAAAACCTGGGCATCCATGTAGGTTGCGTAATTACCTACGAGGATGAGTTTATGATCCTGAATGATCGTTATTATGTTGGTCGGGCCTTGGATAACCGAGCAGGCGGCTTTATGATAGCAGAGGTTGCCCGTTTATTAAAAGAAAATAAAGTAAAACTACCTTTCGGTTTATATATCGTAAATGCGGTACAGGAAGAAATAGGTTTACGCGGTGCTGAAATGATAGCCAGTAAAATAGAACCTGATGTAGCCATTGTAACCGATGTTACACATGATACACAAACGCCCATGATCAACAAAATAACCCAGGGTGATTTGGCTTGCGGTAAAGGTCCGGTGGTATCATATGCGCCTGCGATTCAAAACAATTTTAACAAGCTGCTCATTGAAACAGCCCAAAAAGCTAATATCCCTTTTCAGCGCCAGGCCTCATCACGTTCAACCGGCACCGATACCGATGCATTCGCTTATTCAAATGAAGGTGTACCTTCGGTATTAATATCTTTACCGCTAAGATACATGCATACCACTGTTGAAATGATCCATAAAGAAGACGTAGATAATGTGATACGCCTCATTTATGAATTATTATTGAATATCAAAGCCGGTCAGGATTTCAGATATATCAAATAATTAATGCTTTTTTTAAAACAATTTCATTAATAGATTGATTTCACTATAAAAATTTATGCAAGGGCATATAGTTATTTCAAAATACCCCAAAGTATATTTATGAAACCAACACTCCTTATTTTGGCCGCGGGAATGGCCAGCCGTTATGGCAGTATGAAACAAGTTGACGGCTTTGGCCCCAACGGAGAAACAATTATCGACTATTCCATCTATGATGCTATAAAAGCGGGTTTTGGGAAAGTTAGTTTCATTATCCGTGAAGAATTCGCCGATAATTTTAAGGCTATTTTTGAGCCCAAACTTAAAGGACGTATCGAAACTGATTATGTTTACCAAAGTTTTGATTTAACCCCTTTTGGTATCGATAAAACCATCGAACGCGCCAAACCATGGGGTACAGCCCACGCCGTACTTGCCGCACGTGATCAGATTCATGAGCCTTTTTGCGTGATCAATGCTGATGATTTTTATGGTTATGATTCATTTGAAAAAATGGCCAAATTTTTAACCACCGAAGTTTCTGATGATACCTATTCATTGATCGGTTACCAGATTGACCGGACCTTGTCTGACTATGGCTCGGTATCTCGCGGTGTTTGTAAGGTTGATGACGAAGGCAACATGGTGGAGATTAACGAGCGCACCGAGGTTTATTTTAAAGAAGACGGCAGCGTAGCTTACAAAGACACTACCGGAGAACACGCCTTATCAAACGACACCCGTGTATCTATGAACTTCTGGGGCTTTACACCAGCCATATTTAAGCAAAGCCTGCACATGTTTCAGGAGTTTGTGGAGGCTAATGAAAATAATCCCAAATCAGAATTCTTTATACCACTGGCAGCTGATGGATTGATCAAAAGCGGTGAGGCTTCATTCAAAGTTATCCCTACCGGTTCAAAATGGTTCGGTGTAACTTATAAAGAGGACAAACCTATTGTACAAAAAAGCATATCAGAACTGGTGAATAACGGTACCTATCCATCAACTCTTTGGGATTAATTACCCCTTTACCATATTTAAAAATCCCGCCCCGTGCGGGATTTTTTGTTTTTATATATGCCAATTTTTGTCATCCTGAACGCAGTGAAGGATCTGTTATGCAATAAGCAGGGCTGATTAGTAGATTCTTCGTTCCTCAGAATGACAAATAATAAATAGCAGAAAAGCCCGGTTCAGGAAAATCCTGACCGGGCTTTTTATTATTCAACAACACTTATTTTATTTAGTATCGTCTTTTACTTCTTCAAAGTCAACATCGGTTACGGTATCGCCTTGATCCTGTGGGCCTGCGCCTGGAGCACCTTCGGCACCTGGCTGGCCTGCTTCGGCAGAGGCTTTGTACATCTCTTCAGATGCAGTAGCCCATGCAGCATTCAGTTCGGTTTGAGCAGCTTCGATAGCGTCAAAGTTTTTAGAAGCATAAGCCTCTTTTAACTTGGTTAAACCAGCTTCGATAGGACCTTTTTTGTCGGCTGAAATTTTGTCACCGTATTCTTTCAGTTGTTTTTCTGTCGAGAAGATCAGGGCATCAGCAGCGTTCAGTTTTTCAACTTCTTCTTTTGCTTTTTTGTCAGCATCAGCGTTAGCTTCAGCTTCGTCCTTCATCTTTTTGATCTCGGCATCAGTTAAACCAGAAGAAGCTTCGATACGGATCTTTTGTTCTTTACCGGTTGCTTTATCTTTAGCAGATACGTGTAATATACCATTGGCGTCGATATCAAAAGTTACTTCGATCTGAGGCACACCGCGAGGTGCTGGTGGTATACCATCCAGGTGGAAACGACCTATAGTACGGTTACCCGCAGCCATTGGGCGCTCACCTTGTAATATGTGGATCTCAACAGATGGCTGGCTATCAGACGCAGTTGAGAATGTTTCAGATTTTTTAGTTGGGATAGTTGTGTTTGACTCAATCAATTTGGTCATTACACCACCCATAGTTTCAATACCTAATGAAAGCGGGGTAACATCTAACAGCAACACATCTTTAACCTCACCGGTTAATACACCACCTTGAATAGCAGCACCAATAGCTACAACCTCATCAGGGTTAACACCTTTTGAAGGTGCTTTGCCAAAGAATTTTTCAACAGCTTCCTGTATAGCAGGGATACGGGTTGAACCACCTACC
This window of the Mucilaginibacter inviolabilis genome carries:
- the pruA gene encoding L-glutamate gamma-semialdehyde dehydrogenase, with translation MLKGFFNVPPPQNEPVLNYGPRSLERVALKAALEEARAQQLDIPMYIGDKEVRTGTKLEIRPPHDHKHLLATFSEGDAKHVTAAIDAALAAKANWENLAWEQRAAIFLKAAELIAGPYRAEINAATMLGQSKNAYQAEIDSACELIDFLRFNVEYMTEIYEQQPPVSGKGVWNRVEQRPLEGFVFALTPFNFTAIAGNLPASAAMMGNVVVWKPAYTQIYAANVIMKVFKEAGVPAGVINLIYVDGPVAGEVIFNHPDFAGIHFTGSTKVFQNIWQTIGTNIHKYKTYPRIVGETGGKDFVLAHPSANADVVSTALVRGAFEYQGQKCSAASRAYIPASLWPAVKANMQRDITSFKMGPVEDFENFINAVITEVSFDKLAKYIDAAKADKGVEVVAGGNYDKTAGWFIEPTVLKVDDPYYVTMCEELFGPVLTIYVYEDAKFDEVLNIVDKTSIYALTGSIISQDRYAIEKATYHLRNAAGNFYINDKPTGAVVGQQPFGGARGSGTNDKAGSMINLLRWVSPRTIKETFDPPKDYRYPFLEKEV
- a CDS encoding luciferase domain-containing protein, translated to MFTFIIKYFGFLKFIPGLAIVFDCLLKVLTFITKPTLLDWMDEIETEVLNWDGTFVSMHKYGGLQLNYSGKEIGHIHGNGLLDMLLSRDQKKSLLQHNRIMDHHSFKNTGWISFYICTKDDAQYALELLKLSYKKMSSGNHLLITP
- a CDS encoding GNAT family N-acetyltransferase, which gives rise to MTQTSMIHIEQIRPELTWRLRRQVLYPEQKLHEMEMEEDNHGLHFAAFQDNNVVGVISLFTKGDDYQFRKFAVDGAVQGKGIGTQMLAYITDFARTNGAKRLWCNARVTAISFYINAGFQHTGQLFARQGFEYEILEKYLTP
- a CDS encoding DUF6340 family protein; protein product: MKLIKLICILFIVGLTSCNVVQYATVPVDYAPKLVFRTDTARILVVNHVVFDSTRINKRKIMALKAAAYSAVTGAEKELKLLPGIKISSIVDSVSFSANKDSVKHLAAKYKANYVLTLDAFNAGLILDNVQYDGNAQIAYYSTKATVTFTLHESNGIFFKKLKGIATEPQDGRFGYSIDGAARNAALDALKDYLPYTITNYRPLYNQGDQMALSVRYILAGRFDLAFKILNPIIDGSDLKQASRAAYNLAVVYEAQGDIDEALDLAKLSNQKQQNDYATTLIAALIKE
- a CDS encoding M42 family metallopeptidase, giving the protein MAKKKSDASTHTPIVNETSLSFFEKYINNPSPTGFEWKGQELWLDYLKPYIDTHYVDNYGTAVGVINPKADYKVVIEAHADEISWFVNYITNDGLIYVIRNGGSDHQIAPSKRVNIHTDKGVVKAVFGWPAIHTRLGGDKEEAPTLKNIFLDCGCTSKEEVENLGIHVGCVITYEDEFMILNDRYYVGRALDNRAGGFMIAEVARLLKENKVKLPFGLYIVNAVQEEIGLRGAEMIASKIEPDVAIVTDVTHDTQTPMINKITQGDLACGKGPVVSYAPAIQNNFNKLLIETAQKANIPFQRQASSRSTGTDTDAFAYSNEGVPSVLISLPLRYMHTTVEMIHKEDVDNVIRLIYELLLNIKAGQDFRYIK
- a CDS encoding nucleotidyltransferase family protein; protein product: MKPTLLILAAGMASRYGSMKQVDGFGPNGETIIDYSIYDAIKAGFGKVSFIIREEFADNFKAIFEPKLKGRIETDYVYQSFDLTPFGIDKTIERAKPWGTAHAVLAARDQIHEPFCVINADDFYGYDSFEKMAKFLTTEVSDDTYSLIGYQIDRTLSDYGSVSRGVCKVDDEGNMVEINERTEVYFKEDGSVAYKDTTGEHALSNDTRVSMNFWGFTPAIFKQSLHMFQEFVEANENNPKSEFFIPLAADGLIKSGEASFKVIPTGSKWFGVTYKEDKPIVQKSISELVNNGTYPSTLWD